DNA from Agarilytica rhodophyticola:
CTTTCTTTTTATACGCAATTCTGTAGCCCACATATTATGTGGGCTTTTTTTATCTTTCTAGGGAAGTGTTATTCTCTAATATACAAGCCGCAGCGAGCCCTTCTCCTGTCTTAAGCCCTTGTTTAAAGGGGGAGCGCTGTCGTGTATTTAACCTGTTTTAATGCAAATACTGAATTAACGGATGCAACATTAGGTAAATGTACTAGGGTTTTCTTCAGGAGTTTTTCATAGTGGTCGACATTTGCCACAATCATACGCAGAAGGTAGTCTTTTTCTCCAGAGATACTATAACATTCAACAATCTCATGGACTTCTTGAACAGCGCTCTCAAAGGCTAATAAGGAATCCTCGTCATGACTTTTTATAGTAATATAGGCGTGTACAGAAACATTTAAATTAAGTTTGTCTGCCGATAGAAGAGTAACTCGGCGTTGAATAAACCCTTCTTCTTCCAAGCGCTTTACCCTGCGCCAACAAGGGGTGTGTGATAAGCCAACTTGATCGCCAAGGTCTGCCATTGAAAGTTCGGCATTACTTTGTAAGGCCTTTAGTATTTTTTTATCGTAGTTATCTAATGACACTGTAGCCATATTTTAGCCTGTAAGTTTATTGCTTGTTAGTAGAGTTATTTCTTAAAAGGAGAATATTCTTTTAGCTCATTACTTGTTCAAAGTATTGTAGTGTTTACTGAGTCTTAATAATGCTGCAAGTGCATGAGATAAAAGCCTAGTATGAGCGCCTCCCCAATAAAGCTATAATCCCATGGTTTTAACAATAACTGAAGCCCTAATGATGATAGTGGCATGTGATAGGCGTCTCTATATAAGCCTTGTTTACCCTGGCCTGTTTGAGCTAAGAGATGCGAGATTACGAGAATAT
Protein-coding regions in this window:
- a CDS encoding Lrp/AsnC family transcriptional regulator; its protein translation is MATVSLDNYDKKILKALQSNAELSMADLGDQVGLSHTPCWRRVKRLEEEGFIQRRVTLLSADKLNLNVSVHAYITIKSHDEDSLLAFESAVQEVHEIVECYSISGEKDYLLRMIVANVDHYEKLLKKTLVHLPNVASVNSVFALKQVKYTTALPL